A single window of Nicotiana sylvestris chromosome 5, ASM39365v2, whole genome shotgun sequence DNA harbors:
- the LOC104226415 gene encoding UDP-glucuronate:xylan alpha-glucuronosyltransferase 1 isoform X4, with product MEARRSIEDACKRRLQKIKVKEVGVKPLQFPFQEKSTNCKFHPLKLVLFVIVIGTFFLILSSNSVCQNKNTSDSRWIWGASDPRYVSDVDINWEEVSQVLEQLPEKKVVENISLLNFDEDEIIEWRQVVPGANQTVLHLDYAEKNITWETLYPEWIDEEQENDVPSCPSLPKLEVPRNRIDLIAVKLPCRNEGNWSRDVARLHLQLAAGGLASSANGKHLVHLLFITKCFPIPNLYRCNELVARKGNAWLYKPDLSVLREKLQLPVGSCELALPFGTTEEVHSGNKRREAYATILHSAHVYVCGAIAAAQSIRMAGSTRDLVILVDDSIGEYHRSGLEAAGWQVRTIQRIRNPKAEKDAYNEWNYSKFRLWQLTDYDKIIFIDADLLILRNIDILFRMPQISATGNNGTLFNSGVMVIEPSNCTFQLLMDHINEIESYNGGDQGYLNEIFTWWHRIPKHMNFLKNFWIGDDEVVKAKKTHLFGAEPPILYVLHYLGYKPWLCFRDYDCNWNVDILQEFASDVAHHKWWKVHDAMPEQLQDFCLLRSKQKAQLEWDRREAEKGKYVDGHWKIKIKDRRLKRCTDSLCNWKGMLKHWGEKNWTDDPFFHPSPPTLKTNKTKTASVSGI from the exons ATGGAGGCTAGAAGATCAAT AGAAGATGCATGCAAAAGAAGGTTACAGAAAATCAAAGTTAAGGAAGTGGGAGTGAAGCCTCTTCAATTCCCTTTTCAAGAGAAGAGTACAAATTGCAAATTCCATCCTCTAAAGCTTGTGTTATTTGTCATTGTAATTGGCACTTTCTTCTTGATTCTCTCCTCCAACTCAGTTTGTCAAAATAAAAATACTTCAGATTCAAG GTGGATATGGGGCGCCTCAGATCCTAGGTATGTATCAGATGTTGACATCAATTGGGAGGAAGTATCTCAAGTTTTAGAACAATTGCCTGAAAAGAAAGTTGTTGAGAACATAAGTCTTCTTAATTTCGACGAAGATGAAATCATTGAATGGAGACAAGTTGTTCCTGGTGCCAACCAAACAGTCCTTCACCTTGACTACGCCGAAAAAAACATAACATGGGAAACATTGTACCCTGAGTGGATTGATGAAGAACAAGAAAATGATGTTCCAAGTTGTCCTTCTTTGCCAAAACTAGAAGTTCCTAGGAATCGTATCGATCTCATAGCAGTCAAGTTACCATGTAGAAATGAAGGGAATTGGTCTAGAGATGTTGCGCGGTTGCACTTGCAACTTGCTGCTGGTGGTTTAGCTTCCTCTGCTAACGGTAAACATCTTGTGCATTTACTTTTCATAACCAAATGCTTCCCTATACCGAATCTTTATAGGTGCAACGAGCTCGTTGCTAGAAAAGGTAACGCGTGGTTGTACAAGCCGGATTTGAGTGTTCTAAGAGAAAAACTTCAACTTCCTGTTGGATCATGTGAACTCGCACTTCCATTTGGTACAACAG AGGAAGTACATTCAGGGAACAAAAGGCGCGAGGCTTATGCAACAATCTTGCATTCAGCTCATGTATATGTATGTGGAGCCATAGCAGCAGCACAAAGCATTAGAATGGCAGGGTCCACGCGAGACCTTGTGATTCTCGTTGATGATTCGATAGGTGAGTATCATAGGAGTGGACTTGAAGCAGCAGGCTGGCAAGTTAGGACTATACAAAGAATAAGAAATCCAAAAGCTGAGAAAGATGCCTACAATGAGTGGAATTATAGCAAATTCAGACTATGGCAACTGACTGATTATGACAAGATCATATTCATTGATGCTGATCTGCTTATACTTAGAAACATCGACATCTTATTTAGGATGCCACAGATTTCAGCGACAGGAAACAATGGCACGCTTTTTAACTCCGGAGTCATGGTTATCGAGCCATCAAATTGCACGTTTCAGCTCCTAATGGATCACATAAATGAGATTGAGTCCTATAATGGAGGCGATCAAGGTTACCTAAACGAAATATTCACGTGGTGGCATCGGATACCAAAGCATATGAACTTCTTGAAAAACTTCTGGATTGGCGATGATGAAGTAGTGAAAGCAAAGAAAACACATCTTTTCGGGGCTGAACCTCCAATTCTTTATGTCCTACATTACCTCGGATACAAGCCATGGTTGTGTTTCCGGGACTATGATTGCAACTGGAACGTAGACATCTTACAAGAATTCGCGAGTGATGTTGCACATCACAAGTGGTGGAAAGTACACGATGCAATGCCCGAGCAGCTGCAAGACTTTTGCCTGCTAAGATCAAAGCAGAAGGCACAATTGGAATGGGATAGAAGGGAAGCAGAGAAGGGAAAATATGTTGATGGACATTGGAAAATCAAGATCAAAGATCGACGACTTAAGAGATGTACAGACAGCTTATGCAATTGGAAGGGTATGTTAAAGCATTGGGGGGAGAAGAATTGGACAGATGATCCATTTTTTCACCCCTCACCACCAACCTTAAAAACCAACAAAACCAAAACAGCATCTGTTTCTGGTATATAA
- the LOC104226415 gene encoding UDP-glucuronate:xylan alpha-glucuronosyltransferase 1 isoform X2, which produces MEARRSIEDACKRRLQKIKVKEVGVKPLQFPFQEKSTNCKFHPLKLVLFVIVIGTFFLILSSNSVCQNKNTSDSRQHFVNRWIWGASDPRYVSDVDINWEEVSQVLEQLPEKKVVENISLLNFDEDEIIEWRQVVPGANQTVLHLDYAEKNITWETLYPEWIDEEQENDVPSCPSLPKLEVPRNRIDLIAVKLPCRNEGNWSRDVARLHLQLAAGGLASSANGKHLVHLLFITKCFPIPNLYRCNELVARKGNAWLYKPDLSVLREKLQLPVGSCELALPFGTTEEVHSGNKRREAYATILHSAHVYVCGAIAAAQSIRMAGSTRDLVILVDDSIGEYHRSGLEAAGWQVRTIQRIRNPKAEKDAYNEWNYSKFRLWQLTDYDKIIFIDADLLILRNIDILFRMPQISATGNNGTLFNSGVMVIEPSNCTFQLLMDHINEIESYNGGDQGYLNEIFTWWHRIPKHMNFLKNFWIGDDEVVKAKKTHLFGAEPPILYVLHYLGYKPWLCFRDYDCNWNVDILQEFASDVAHHKWWKVHDAMPEQLQDFCLLRSKQKAQLEWDRREAEKGKYVDGHWKIKIKDRRLKRCTDSLCNWKGMLKHWGEKNWTDDPFFHPSPPTLKTNKTKTASVSGI; this is translated from the exons ATGGAGGCTAGAAGATCAAT AGAAGATGCATGCAAAAGAAGGTTACAGAAAATCAAAGTTAAGGAAGTGGGAGTGAAGCCTCTTCAATTCCCTTTTCAAGAGAAGAGTACAAATTGCAAATTCCATCCTCTAAAGCTTGTGTTATTTGTCATTGTAATTGGCACTTTCTTCTTGATTCTCTCCTCCAACTCAGTTTGTCAAAATAAAAATACTTCAGATTCAAG GCAACATTTTGTGAACAGGTGGATATGGGGCGCCTCAGATCCTAGGTATGTATCAGATGTTGACATCAATTGGGAGGAAGTATCTCAAGTTTTAGAACAATTGCCTGAAAAGAAAGTTGTTGAGAACATAAGTCTTCTTAATTTCGACGAAGATGAAATCATTGAATGGAGACAAGTTGTTCCTGGTGCCAACCAAACAGTCCTTCACCTTGACTACGCCGAAAAAAACATAACATGGGAAACATTGTACCCTGAGTGGATTGATGAAGAACAAGAAAATGATGTTCCAAGTTGTCCTTCTTTGCCAAAACTAGAAGTTCCTAGGAATCGTATCGATCTCATAGCAGTCAAGTTACCATGTAGAAATGAAGGGAATTGGTCTAGAGATGTTGCGCGGTTGCACTTGCAACTTGCTGCTGGTGGTTTAGCTTCCTCTGCTAACGGTAAACATCTTGTGCATTTACTTTTCATAACCAAATGCTTCCCTATACCGAATCTTTATAGGTGCAACGAGCTCGTTGCTAGAAAAGGTAACGCGTGGTTGTACAAGCCGGATTTGAGTGTTCTAAGAGAAAAACTTCAACTTCCTGTTGGATCATGTGAACTCGCACTTCCATTTGGTACAACAG AGGAAGTACATTCAGGGAACAAAAGGCGCGAGGCTTATGCAACAATCTTGCATTCAGCTCATGTATATGTATGTGGAGCCATAGCAGCAGCACAAAGCATTAGAATGGCAGGGTCCACGCGAGACCTTGTGATTCTCGTTGATGATTCGATAGGTGAGTATCATAGGAGTGGACTTGAAGCAGCAGGCTGGCAAGTTAGGACTATACAAAGAATAAGAAATCCAAAAGCTGAGAAAGATGCCTACAATGAGTGGAATTATAGCAAATTCAGACTATGGCAACTGACTGATTATGACAAGATCATATTCATTGATGCTGATCTGCTTATACTTAGAAACATCGACATCTTATTTAGGATGCCACAGATTTCAGCGACAGGAAACAATGGCACGCTTTTTAACTCCGGAGTCATGGTTATCGAGCCATCAAATTGCACGTTTCAGCTCCTAATGGATCACATAAATGAGATTGAGTCCTATAATGGAGGCGATCAAGGTTACCTAAACGAAATATTCACGTGGTGGCATCGGATACCAAAGCATATGAACTTCTTGAAAAACTTCTGGATTGGCGATGATGAAGTAGTGAAAGCAAAGAAAACACATCTTTTCGGGGCTGAACCTCCAATTCTTTATGTCCTACATTACCTCGGATACAAGCCATGGTTGTGTTTCCGGGACTATGATTGCAACTGGAACGTAGACATCTTACAAGAATTCGCGAGTGATGTTGCACATCACAAGTGGTGGAAAGTACACGATGCAATGCCCGAGCAGCTGCAAGACTTTTGCCTGCTAAGATCAAAGCAGAAGGCACAATTGGAATGGGATAGAAGGGAAGCAGAGAAGGGAAAATATGTTGATGGACATTGGAAAATCAAGATCAAAGATCGACGACTTAAGAGATGTACAGACAGCTTATGCAATTGGAAGGGTATGTTAAAGCATTGGGGGGAGAAGAATTGGACAGATGATCCATTTTTTCACCCCTCACCACCAACCTTAAAAACCAACAAAACCAAAACAGCATCTGTTTCTGGTATATAA
- the LOC104226415 gene encoding UDP-glucuronate:xylan alpha-glucuronosyltransferase 1 isoform X1, with amino-acid sequence MEARRSIEDACKRRLQKIKVKEVGVKPLQFPFQEKSTNCKFHPLKLVLFVIVIGTFFLILSSNSVCQNKNTSDSRQHFVNRWIWGASDPRYVSDVDINWEEVSQVLEQLPEKKVVENISLLNFDEDEIIEWRQVVPGANQTVLHLDYAEKNITWETLYPEWIDEEQENDVPSCPSLPKLEVPRNRIDLIAVKLPCRNEGNWSRDVARLHLQLAAGGLASSANGKHLVHLLFITKCFPIPNLYRCNELVARKGNAWLYKPDLSVLREKLQLPVGSCELALPFGTTAEEVHSGNKRREAYATILHSAHVYVCGAIAAAQSIRMAGSTRDLVILVDDSIGEYHRSGLEAAGWQVRTIQRIRNPKAEKDAYNEWNYSKFRLWQLTDYDKIIFIDADLLILRNIDILFRMPQISATGNNGTLFNSGVMVIEPSNCTFQLLMDHINEIESYNGGDQGYLNEIFTWWHRIPKHMNFLKNFWIGDDEVVKAKKTHLFGAEPPILYVLHYLGYKPWLCFRDYDCNWNVDILQEFASDVAHHKWWKVHDAMPEQLQDFCLLRSKQKAQLEWDRREAEKGKYVDGHWKIKIKDRRLKRCTDSLCNWKGMLKHWGEKNWTDDPFFHPSPPTLKTNKTKTASVSGI; translated from the exons ATGGAGGCTAGAAGATCAAT AGAAGATGCATGCAAAAGAAGGTTACAGAAAATCAAAGTTAAGGAAGTGGGAGTGAAGCCTCTTCAATTCCCTTTTCAAGAGAAGAGTACAAATTGCAAATTCCATCCTCTAAAGCTTGTGTTATTTGTCATTGTAATTGGCACTTTCTTCTTGATTCTCTCCTCCAACTCAGTTTGTCAAAATAAAAATACTTCAGATTCAAG GCAACATTTTGTGAACAGGTGGATATGGGGCGCCTCAGATCCTAGGTATGTATCAGATGTTGACATCAATTGGGAGGAAGTATCTCAAGTTTTAGAACAATTGCCTGAAAAGAAAGTTGTTGAGAACATAAGTCTTCTTAATTTCGACGAAGATGAAATCATTGAATGGAGACAAGTTGTTCCTGGTGCCAACCAAACAGTCCTTCACCTTGACTACGCCGAAAAAAACATAACATGGGAAACATTGTACCCTGAGTGGATTGATGAAGAACAAGAAAATGATGTTCCAAGTTGTCCTTCTTTGCCAAAACTAGAAGTTCCTAGGAATCGTATCGATCTCATAGCAGTCAAGTTACCATGTAGAAATGAAGGGAATTGGTCTAGAGATGTTGCGCGGTTGCACTTGCAACTTGCTGCTGGTGGTTTAGCTTCCTCTGCTAACGGTAAACATCTTGTGCATTTACTTTTCATAACCAAATGCTTCCCTATACCGAATCTTTATAGGTGCAACGAGCTCGTTGCTAGAAAAGGTAACGCGTGGTTGTACAAGCCGGATTTGAGTGTTCTAAGAGAAAAACTTCAACTTCCTGTTGGATCATGTGAACTCGCACTTCCATTTGGTACAACAG CAGAGGAAGTACATTCAGGGAACAAAAGGCGCGAGGCTTATGCAACAATCTTGCATTCAGCTCATGTATATGTATGTGGAGCCATAGCAGCAGCACAAAGCATTAGAATGGCAGGGTCCACGCGAGACCTTGTGATTCTCGTTGATGATTCGATAGGTGAGTATCATAGGAGTGGACTTGAAGCAGCAGGCTGGCAAGTTAGGACTATACAAAGAATAAGAAATCCAAAAGCTGAGAAAGATGCCTACAATGAGTGGAATTATAGCAAATTCAGACTATGGCAACTGACTGATTATGACAAGATCATATTCATTGATGCTGATCTGCTTATACTTAGAAACATCGACATCTTATTTAGGATGCCACAGATTTCAGCGACAGGAAACAATGGCACGCTTTTTAACTCCGGAGTCATGGTTATCGAGCCATCAAATTGCACGTTTCAGCTCCTAATGGATCACATAAATGAGATTGAGTCCTATAATGGAGGCGATCAAGGTTACCTAAACGAAATATTCACGTGGTGGCATCGGATACCAAAGCATATGAACTTCTTGAAAAACTTCTGGATTGGCGATGATGAAGTAGTGAAAGCAAAGAAAACACATCTTTTCGGGGCTGAACCTCCAATTCTTTATGTCCTACATTACCTCGGATACAAGCCATGGTTGTGTTTCCGGGACTATGATTGCAACTGGAACGTAGACATCTTACAAGAATTCGCGAGTGATGTTGCACATCACAAGTGGTGGAAAGTACACGATGCAATGCCCGAGCAGCTGCAAGACTTTTGCCTGCTAAGATCAAAGCAGAAGGCACAATTGGAATGGGATAGAAGGGAAGCAGAGAAGGGAAAATATGTTGATGGACATTGGAAAATCAAGATCAAAGATCGACGACTTAAGAGATGTACAGACAGCTTATGCAATTGGAAGGGTATGTTAAAGCATTGGGGGGAGAAGAATTGGACAGATGATCCATTTTTTCACCCCTCACCACCAACCTTAAAAACCAACAAAACCAAAACAGCATCTGTTTCTGGTATATAA
- the LOC104226415 gene encoding UDP-glucuronate:xylan alpha-glucuronosyltransferase 1 isoform X3, producing MEARRSIEDACKRRLQKIKVKEVGVKPLQFPFQEKSTNCKFHPLKLVLFVIVIGTFFLILSSNSVCQNKNTSDSRWIWGASDPRYVSDVDINWEEVSQVLEQLPEKKVVENISLLNFDEDEIIEWRQVVPGANQTVLHLDYAEKNITWETLYPEWIDEEQENDVPSCPSLPKLEVPRNRIDLIAVKLPCRNEGNWSRDVARLHLQLAAGGLASSANGKHLVHLLFITKCFPIPNLYRCNELVARKGNAWLYKPDLSVLREKLQLPVGSCELALPFGTTAEEVHSGNKRREAYATILHSAHVYVCGAIAAAQSIRMAGSTRDLVILVDDSIGEYHRSGLEAAGWQVRTIQRIRNPKAEKDAYNEWNYSKFRLWQLTDYDKIIFIDADLLILRNIDILFRMPQISATGNNGTLFNSGVMVIEPSNCTFQLLMDHINEIESYNGGDQGYLNEIFTWWHRIPKHMNFLKNFWIGDDEVVKAKKTHLFGAEPPILYVLHYLGYKPWLCFRDYDCNWNVDILQEFASDVAHHKWWKVHDAMPEQLQDFCLLRSKQKAQLEWDRREAEKGKYVDGHWKIKIKDRRLKRCTDSLCNWKGMLKHWGEKNWTDDPFFHPSPPTLKTNKTKTASVSGI from the exons ATGGAGGCTAGAAGATCAAT AGAAGATGCATGCAAAAGAAGGTTACAGAAAATCAAAGTTAAGGAAGTGGGAGTGAAGCCTCTTCAATTCCCTTTTCAAGAGAAGAGTACAAATTGCAAATTCCATCCTCTAAAGCTTGTGTTATTTGTCATTGTAATTGGCACTTTCTTCTTGATTCTCTCCTCCAACTCAGTTTGTCAAAATAAAAATACTTCAGATTCAAG GTGGATATGGGGCGCCTCAGATCCTAGGTATGTATCAGATGTTGACATCAATTGGGAGGAAGTATCTCAAGTTTTAGAACAATTGCCTGAAAAGAAAGTTGTTGAGAACATAAGTCTTCTTAATTTCGACGAAGATGAAATCATTGAATGGAGACAAGTTGTTCCTGGTGCCAACCAAACAGTCCTTCACCTTGACTACGCCGAAAAAAACATAACATGGGAAACATTGTACCCTGAGTGGATTGATGAAGAACAAGAAAATGATGTTCCAAGTTGTCCTTCTTTGCCAAAACTAGAAGTTCCTAGGAATCGTATCGATCTCATAGCAGTCAAGTTACCATGTAGAAATGAAGGGAATTGGTCTAGAGATGTTGCGCGGTTGCACTTGCAACTTGCTGCTGGTGGTTTAGCTTCCTCTGCTAACGGTAAACATCTTGTGCATTTACTTTTCATAACCAAATGCTTCCCTATACCGAATCTTTATAGGTGCAACGAGCTCGTTGCTAGAAAAGGTAACGCGTGGTTGTACAAGCCGGATTTGAGTGTTCTAAGAGAAAAACTTCAACTTCCTGTTGGATCATGTGAACTCGCACTTCCATTTGGTACAACAG CAGAGGAAGTACATTCAGGGAACAAAAGGCGCGAGGCTTATGCAACAATCTTGCATTCAGCTCATGTATATGTATGTGGAGCCATAGCAGCAGCACAAAGCATTAGAATGGCAGGGTCCACGCGAGACCTTGTGATTCTCGTTGATGATTCGATAGGTGAGTATCATAGGAGTGGACTTGAAGCAGCAGGCTGGCAAGTTAGGACTATACAAAGAATAAGAAATCCAAAAGCTGAGAAAGATGCCTACAATGAGTGGAATTATAGCAAATTCAGACTATGGCAACTGACTGATTATGACAAGATCATATTCATTGATGCTGATCTGCTTATACTTAGAAACATCGACATCTTATTTAGGATGCCACAGATTTCAGCGACAGGAAACAATGGCACGCTTTTTAACTCCGGAGTCATGGTTATCGAGCCATCAAATTGCACGTTTCAGCTCCTAATGGATCACATAAATGAGATTGAGTCCTATAATGGAGGCGATCAAGGTTACCTAAACGAAATATTCACGTGGTGGCATCGGATACCAAAGCATATGAACTTCTTGAAAAACTTCTGGATTGGCGATGATGAAGTAGTGAAAGCAAAGAAAACACATCTTTTCGGGGCTGAACCTCCAATTCTTTATGTCCTACATTACCTCGGATACAAGCCATGGTTGTGTTTCCGGGACTATGATTGCAACTGGAACGTAGACATCTTACAAGAATTCGCGAGTGATGTTGCACATCACAAGTGGTGGAAAGTACACGATGCAATGCCCGAGCAGCTGCAAGACTTTTGCCTGCTAAGATCAAAGCAGAAGGCACAATTGGAATGGGATAGAAGGGAAGCAGAGAAGGGAAAATATGTTGATGGACATTGGAAAATCAAGATCAAAGATCGACGACTTAAGAGATGTACAGACAGCTTATGCAATTGGAAGGGTATGTTAAAGCATTGGGGGGAGAAGAATTGGACAGATGATCCATTTTTTCACCCCTCACCACCAACCTTAAAAACCAACAAAACCAAAACAGCATCTGTTTCTGGTATATAA